One part of the Ziziphus jujuba cultivar Dongzao chromosome 2, ASM3175591v1 genome encodes these proteins:
- the LOC107419503 gene encoding uncharacterized protein At4g15970-like — translation MLCKSGINGEEVDLHHQKGNYIYRTRVMMLALTFMGFAVACFVLSNSLPRPYMISKIFATDSAFRSGINKTSLDIVLKNASMKDKTVIITTLNDAWAKPNSIFDLFLESFHIGKNTQRLLNHLVVICLDEKAFSRCLALHPHCYQLHTKFNFSRDAFFMTPDYLEMMWGRIKFLAVVLEMGYNFVFTDTDIMWLRDPFPRFYPHADFQIACDFFFGNSYNVNNRPNGGFAYVKSNSKTIQFYNFWFYSRKWYPRRHDQDVLNKIKHHEFMSKIGLQLRFLDTAYFSGFCQRTRDLGLVCTVHANCCVGLENKVHDLQVLLHDWRRFMSLDPIMQLPNSSWSVPQDCRTSFQRGYSRKGD, via the exons ATGCTGTGCAAATCAGGTATTAATGGTGAGGAGGTTGATCTACATCATCAGAAAGGAAATTACATTTACAGAACTCGGGTGATGATGTTGGCACTGACGTTTATGGGGTTTGCGGTGGCTTGCTTTGTGCTTTCTAATTCATTGCCCAGACCTTACATGATCAGTAAAATCTTTGCAACTGACAGTGCCTTTAGATCG GGCATCAACAAGACTTCATTAGACATAGTTCTAAAAAATGCTTCAATGAAGGACAAAACTGTGATTATAACAACCTTAAATGATGCGTGGGCGAAGCCAAATTCAatatttgatttgtttcttgAGAGCTTTCACATAGGAAAAAATACGCAGAGGCTGTTGAATCATTTAGTTGTAATCTGCTTGGATGAGAAGGCTTTCAGTCGCTGCCTAGCTTTACATCCACATTGTTATCAACTCCACaccaaattcaatttttctcgTGATGCATTTTTTATGACTCCGGACTACTTAGAAATGATGTGGGGGAGGATTAAGTTTCTGGCTGTTGTTCTTGAGATGGGATACAACTTTGTGTTCACG gATACTGATATAATGTGGCTACGAGATCCATTTCCACGATTTTATCCGCACGCAGATTTCCAAATTGCATGTGATTTCTTCTTTGGAAATTCTTATAATGTAAATAACAGACCAAATGGAGGATTTGCTTATGTGAAATCTAACAGCAAAACAATTCAATTTTACAATTTCTGGTTCTACTCCAGAAAATGGTATCCACGTCGCCATGATCAAGATGTGCTTAATAAGATTAAACACCACGAATTCATGTCCAAGATTGGATTACAACTTAGATTTCTTGATACTGCTTACTTTAGTGGGTTTTGTCAGCGTACAAGAGACCTTGGCCTAGTTTGTACAGTGCATGCAAATTGCTGTGTTGGCCTAGAAAACAAAGTTCATGATCTTCAGGTTTTGCTTCATGATTGGAGAAGATTTATGTCCTTGGATCCAATTATGCAATTACCAAATTCTTCATGGAGTGTTCCACAAGATTGCag AACATCCTTCCAGCGTGGCTATTCAAGAAAAGGAGATtaa
- the LOC107419504 gene encoding putative disease resistance RPP13-like protein 1 isoform X1 — translation MAAAVVGGAFLSAFLQVLFDRIASREVVDYLQGKKFNHRLLLKLKIMLLSVNGVLDDAEEKQIRNLAVKEWLDELENAAYDTEDLLDEIATEALQFKLKAGSRTSAGMASDFNPTYLNFYDLDIETKMEENLERLEFLVKQKDVLGLKEGVGEKPSPRIPTTSLVDETEVYGRDDDKEAIIKLLLRDDDDVGRNQVCVIPIVGMGGIGKTTLAQLAYNNDKIKDQFDFKVWVCVSEEFDIFKVTKTVLSAVTSHCCDNMDLDLLQVRLKELLVGKKFLIVLDDVWNENYVSWEVMSKPFKHGARGSRIIVTTRSEKVASIMRTTPNHYLKCLLDEDCQQLFANHAFEKGDFSSHPTLETIGREIVKKCKGLPLAVKTLGGLLRSKMDVGEWERILNSDIWDLSADESDIHPSLWLSYHYLPSHLKRCFAFCSILPKGYEFEKCELVLLWMAENLLQQTKSNKRIEEVGDEYFNDLVSRSFFVRSSADVSRFIMHDLMTDLARFVSKEYCFTLEEGNSKDIVMKVRHLAYVTGYVKNDLKRLDSVFEATRLRTLLPLEMSMFTSTYLSNEVVDNVILKLRHLRALSLSKIQGFNKLPESIGELRHLRYLDLSETMIYRLPESVSMLHNLQTLNLSDCYYLTELPKDMHHLINLRHLDISYCYKLVEMPRQVSKLKNLQTLSTFFAGKENGTKIQELRELSNLRKKLCLENLQNVINVEDALEAKLLNKKYLEELQFSWKGEPDDSRHDMDVLDKLMPHMNLEMLYIKGYGGTRFPNWLGNRSFYNLVFIELSGCKYCNCLPSLGQLPSLKTLNIYNLYGVVTVGAEFYGDSSAAIKPFPSLEALRFRRMSNWEEWFPVQVEYDGAFLNLQELEIGDCDRLITIGLPYYLPSLVKLIIDGCQVLASSLPKTPAIRQLELGNCENLELKELPQTVESIRIGGSNGVKSLIDALRNNQILCLQSLHIHNCPSSITFPAESLSISLTVLDIHNCEKLEFPMHHSLKTSIQKIHISNSCGSLVFFSLDFFSNLKNLDIKRCKNLESLVVSDLYAKT, via the coding sequence ATGGCCGCAGCAGTTGTAGGTGGAGCTTTTCTCTCTGCTTTTCTTCAGGTGCTGTTTGATAGGATAGCTTCTCGCGAGGTCGTGGACTACCTGCAGGGAAAGAAATTCAATCACAGGCTTCTTTTGAAGCTCAAGATAATGCTGTTGTCTGTTAATGGAGTCCTTGATGATGCGGAGGAGAAGCAAATCAGAAACCTAGCAGTGAAGGAGTGGCTGGATGAGCTTGAAAATGCTGCCTATGATACAGAGGATCTCTTGGATGAGATTGCAACTGAAGCTTTGCAATTCAAGTTGAAAGCTGGATCAAGAACTTCAGCAGGTATGGCAAGTGACTTCAACCCTACTTATCTAAATTTCTATGATCTAGATATAGAGACCAAGATGGAAGAGAATCTTGAGAGGCTAGAATTTCTTGTAAAACAGAAAGATGTACTTGGTCTCAAAGAGGGTGTTGGTGAGAAACCATCACCTAGAATACCAACGACATCTTTGGTGGATGAAACAGAAGTTTATGGTAGAGATGATGATAAGGAGGCCATAATCAAGTTGTTGCTaagagatgatgatgatgtaggTAGAAATCAGGTATGTGTGATTCCAATAGTGGGCATGGGGGGCATTGGCAAGACCACCCTTGCACAATTAGCATacaacaatgacaaaattaaggATCAATTTGATTTCAAAGTATGGGTTTGTGTTTCTGaagaatttgatatttttaaggtAACGAAAACAGTCCTTTCTGCAGTAACTTCCCATTGTTGTGATAACATGGACCTAGATTTGCTTCAAGTCAGATTGAAAGAGCTGTTAGTAGGAAAGAAATTCTTAATTGTTTTGGATGATGTATGGAATGAGAATTATGTTAGTTGGGAGGTGATGAGTAAACCTTTTAAACATGGTGCTCGGGGAAGTAGGATCATTGTAACAACACGCAGTGAAAAAGTTGCATCAATCATGCGCACTACTCCAAATCATTATCTTAAGTGTTTACTGGATGAAGATTGTCAGCAACTATTTGCAAACCATGCATTTGAGAAAGGAGATTTTAGTTCACATCCAACATTGGAAACAATTGGTAGAGAAATTGTCAAGAAGTGCAAGGGCTTGCCCTTAGCTGTGAAAACACTTGGTGGATTGTTGCGCTCTAAAATGGATGTTGGTGAATGGGAGCGGATATTGAACAGTGATATTTGGGATTTGTCAGCTGATGAGAGCGACATTCATCCTTCTTTGTGGTTAAGTTACCATTATCTTCCCTCACACCTAAAGAGATGCTTTGCTTTTTGTTCAATACTCCCTAAGGGctatgaatttgaaaagtgtgAATTGGTCTTGTTGTGGATGGCTGAAAATCTTTTGCAGCAAACAAAAAGCAATAAGAGAATAGAAGAAGTAGGTGATGAGTATTTCAATGATTTAGTATCCAGGTCATTTTTTGTGCGATCAAGTGCAGACGTATCTCGATTTATTATGCACGACCTGATGACAGATTTAGCTAGATTTGTATCAAAAGAGTATTGTTTTACATTAGAAGAAGGCAACTCAAAGGATATTGTGATGAAGGTGCGCCATCTGGCTTATGTTACGGGCTATGTTAAAAATGACTTAAAGAGACTTGATTCTGTTTTTGAAGCAACTCGTTTGCGCACTCTTTTACCACTTGAAATGTCCATGTTTACTTCAACCTATTTATCTAATGAAGTAGTGGATAATGTAATTCTGAAGTTAAGGCATTTGAGAGCATTATCATTGTCGAAAATCCAAGGTTTCAATAAGCTGCCTGAATCAATTGGTGAATTAAGGCATCTCCGCTACCTTGATCTCTCTGAGACTATGATTTATAGATTGCCTGAATCTGTGAGTATGTTGCACAATCTACAGACATTAAATCTGTCAGATTGTTATTATCTCACTGAGCTGCCTAAAGATATGCATCATCTCATTAACTTGCGACATCTTGATATTAGTTATTGCTATAAGCTGGTAGAGATGCCAAGACAAGTAAGCAAATTGAAAAATCTCCAAACATTGAGTACTTTCTTTGCGGGAAAAGAAAATGGGACCAAGATTCAAGAGTTGAGGGAGCTTTCAAATCTCCGTAAGAAACTTTGCCTTGAGAATTTACAGAATGTTATAAATGTTGAGGATGCATTAGAAGCTAAGTTATTGAACAAGAAGTATCTTGAAGAGTTGCAGTTTTCTTGGAAAGGCGAACCTGATGATTCAAGACACGACATGGATGTACTAGATAAGCTTATGCCTCACATGAACTTGGAAATGCTTTACATCAAAGGATATGGAGGTACAAGATTCCCAAATTGGTTAGGGAATCGTTCATTCTACAACTTAGTGTTCATAGAACTCTCAGGTTGTAAATACTGCAACTGTTTGCCATCACTTGGACAACTACCCTCTCTCAAAACTCTAAATATTTATAATCTTTATGGAGTAGTGACTGTGGGTGCTGAGTTTTATGGGGACAGTTCTGCTGCAATAAAGCCATTTCCATCATTGGAAGCCTTGCGCTTCCGTCGGATGTCAAATTGGGAAGAATGGTTTCCTGTGCAAGTTGAATATGATGGTGCTTTCCTTAACCTCCAAGAACTTGAAATAGGCGATTGTGATAGGCTAATCACCATTGGTCTGCCATACTACCTTCCATCTTTGGTGAAGCTTATAATTGATGGATGTCAGGTTCTTGCTTCTTCACTTCCAAAGACTCCAGCTATCCGCCAGTTGGAGTTAGGCAACTGTGAGAACTTAGAGCTAAAGGAACTACCACAAACAGTGGAATCAATCAGAATTGGAGGAAGTAATGGTGTAAAATCATTGATTGATGCGTTGAGGAATAATCAAATTTTGTGTCTTCAGTCTCTTCACATTCATAATTGTCCTTCCTCAATTACCTTTCCTGCAGAAAGTCTATCCATTTCCCTTACAGTGCTAGATATCCATAATTGCGAGAAACTAGAATTTCCAATGCACCACTCACTTAAAACGTCCATTCAAAAGATTCACATATCAAATAGTTGTGGTTCACTGGTATTCTTCAGCCTGGATTTCTTTTCCAACCTCAAAAATCTTGATATCAAAAGATGCAAAAATCTAGAATCTCTAGTAGTGTCAGATTTGTATGCCAAGACCTAA
- the LOC107419504 gene encoding putative disease resistance RPP13-like protein 1 isoform X2: MGGIGKTTLAQLAYNNDKIKDQFDFKVWVCVSEEFDIFKVTKTVLSAVTSHCCDNMDLDLLQVRLKELLVGKKFLIVLDDVWNENYVSWEVMSKPFKHGARGSRIIVTTRSEKVASIMRTTPNHYLKCLLDEDCQQLFANHAFEKGDFSSHPTLETIGREIVKKCKGLPLAVKTLGGLLRSKMDVGEWERILNSDIWDLSADESDIHPSLWLSYHYLPSHLKRCFAFCSILPKGYEFEKCELVLLWMAENLLQQTKSNKRIEEVGDEYFNDLVSRSFFVRSSADVSRFIMHDLMTDLARFVSKEYCFTLEEGNSKDIVMKVRHLAYVTGYVKNDLKRLDSVFEATRLRTLLPLEMSMFTSTYLSNEVVDNVILKLRHLRALSLSKIQGFNKLPESIGELRHLRYLDLSETMIYRLPESVSMLHNLQTLNLSDCYYLTELPKDMHHLINLRHLDISYCYKLVEMPRQVSKLKNLQTLSTFFAGKENGTKIQELRELSNLRKKLCLENLQNVINVEDALEAKLLNKKYLEELQFSWKGEPDDSRHDMDVLDKLMPHMNLEMLYIKGYGGTRFPNWLGNRSFYNLVFIELSGCKYCNCLPSLGQLPSLKTLNIYNLYGVVTVGAEFYGDSSAAIKPFPSLEALRFRRMSNWEEWFPVQVEYDGAFLNLQELEIGDCDRLITIGLPYYLPSLVKLIIDGCQVLASSLPKTPAIRQLELGNCENLELKELPQTVESIRIGGSNGVKSLIDALRNNQILCLQSLHIHNCPSSITFPAESLSISLTVLDIHNCEKLEFPMHHSLKTSIQKIHISNSCGSLVFFSLDFFSNLKNLDIKRCKNLESLVVSDLYAKT, from the coding sequence ATGGGGGGCATTGGCAAGACCACCCTTGCACAATTAGCATacaacaatgacaaaattaaggATCAATTTGATTTCAAAGTATGGGTTTGTGTTTCTGaagaatttgatatttttaaggtAACGAAAACAGTCCTTTCTGCAGTAACTTCCCATTGTTGTGATAACATGGACCTAGATTTGCTTCAAGTCAGATTGAAAGAGCTGTTAGTAGGAAAGAAATTCTTAATTGTTTTGGATGATGTATGGAATGAGAATTATGTTAGTTGGGAGGTGATGAGTAAACCTTTTAAACATGGTGCTCGGGGAAGTAGGATCATTGTAACAACACGCAGTGAAAAAGTTGCATCAATCATGCGCACTACTCCAAATCATTATCTTAAGTGTTTACTGGATGAAGATTGTCAGCAACTATTTGCAAACCATGCATTTGAGAAAGGAGATTTTAGTTCACATCCAACATTGGAAACAATTGGTAGAGAAATTGTCAAGAAGTGCAAGGGCTTGCCCTTAGCTGTGAAAACACTTGGTGGATTGTTGCGCTCTAAAATGGATGTTGGTGAATGGGAGCGGATATTGAACAGTGATATTTGGGATTTGTCAGCTGATGAGAGCGACATTCATCCTTCTTTGTGGTTAAGTTACCATTATCTTCCCTCACACCTAAAGAGATGCTTTGCTTTTTGTTCAATACTCCCTAAGGGctatgaatttgaaaagtgtgAATTGGTCTTGTTGTGGATGGCTGAAAATCTTTTGCAGCAAACAAAAAGCAATAAGAGAATAGAAGAAGTAGGTGATGAGTATTTCAATGATTTAGTATCCAGGTCATTTTTTGTGCGATCAAGTGCAGACGTATCTCGATTTATTATGCACGACCTGATGACAGATTTAGCTAGATTTGTATCAAAAGAGTATTGTTTTACATTAGAAGAAGGCAACTCAAAGGATATTGTGATGAAGGTGCGCCATCTGGCTTATGTTACGGGCTATGTTAAAAATGACTTAAAGAGACTTGATTCTGTTTTTGAAGCAACTCGTTTGCGCACTCTTTTACCACTTGAAATGTCCATGTTTACTTCAACCTATTTATCTAATGAAGTAGTGGATAATGTAATTCTGAAGTTAAGGCATTTGAGAGCATTATCATTGTCGAAAATCCAAGGTTTCAATAAGCTGCCTGAATCAATTGGTGAATTAAGGCATCTCCGCTACCTTGATCTCTCTGAGACTATGATTTATAGATTGCCTGAATCTGTGAGTATGTTGCACAATCTACAGACATTAAATCTGTCAGATTGTTATTATCTCACTGAGCTGCCTAAAGATATGCATCATCTCATTAACTTGCGACATCTTGATATTAGTTATTGCTATAAGCTGGTAGAGATGCCAAGACAAGTAAGCAAATTGAAAAATCTCCAAACATTGAGTACTTTCTTTGCGGGAAAAGAAAATGGGACCAAGATTCAAGAGTTGAGGGAGCTTTCAAATCTCCGTAAGAAACTTTGCCTTGAGAATTTACAGAATGTTATAAATGTTGAGGATGCATTAGAAGCTAAGTTATTGAACAAGAAGTATCTTGAAGAGTTGCAGTTTTCTTGGAAAGGCGAACCTGATGATTCAAGACACGACATGGATGTACTAGATAAGCTTATGCCTCACATGAACTTGGAAATGCTTTACATCAAAGGATATGGAGGTACAAGATTCCCAAATTGGTTAGGGAATCGTTCATTCTACAACTTAGTGTTCATAGAACTCTCAGGTTGTAAATACTGCAACTGTTTGCCATCACTTGGACAACTACCCTCTCTCAAAACTCTAAATATTTATAATCTTTATGGAGTAGTGACTGTGGGTGCTGAGTTTTATGGGGACAGTTCTGCTGCAATAAAGCCATTTCCATCATTGGAAGCCTTGCGCTTCCGTCGGATGTCAAATTGGGAAGAATGGTTTCCTGTGCAAGTTGAATATGATGGTGCTTTCCTTAACCTCCAAGAACTTGAAATAGGCGATTGTGATAGGCTAATCACCATTGGTCTGCCATACTACCTTCCATCTTTGGTGAAGCTTATAATTGATGGATGTCAGGTTCTTGCTTCTTCACTTCCAAAGACTCCAGCTATCCGCCAGTTGGAGTTAGGCAACTGTGAGAACTTAGAGCTAAAGGAACTACCACAAACAGTGGAATCAATCAGAATTGGAGGAAGTAATGGTGTAAAATCATTGATTGATGCGTTGAGGAATAATCAAATTTTGTGTCTTCAGTCTCTTCACATTCATAATTGTCCTTCCTCAATTACCTTTCCTGCAGAAAGTCTATCCATTTCCCTTACAGTGCTAGATATCCATAATTGCGAGAAACTAGAATTTCCAATGCACCACTCACTTAAAACGTCCATTCAAAAGATTCACATATCAAATAGTTGTGGTTCACTGGTATTCTTCAGCCTGGATTTCTTTTCCAACCTCAAAAATCTTGATATCAAAAGATGCAAAAATCTAGAATCTCTAGTAGTGTCAGATTTGTATGCCAAGACCTAA